Proteins from a genomic interval of Paenibacillus sp. FSL H8-0048:
- a CDS encoding SAF domain-containing protein — MSWTYHRRKLFIIASIILGVLFLTAAVVFTVKSQAEQQQQKQVIISEYEQQIQQLKVAEQQAQGETWALTRALSAGSQITADDLKSVAVPAVMLKANVITDKNAIIGRYTKVELQTDALISPAMLYEGKPIANDVRVQELQIIQLPTLLKKEQYVDVRIQFPTGEDFVVLSKKQVLQREGTVIWLELNESDRMLFSSATIDAYLQGARLYALTYVEAGLQAAAIVNYPASSVVLDLLEQDPNLIEKATTDLARRLRKTLESNLSDMSEADKLRVMSGNISVQQQLMNERAATQQSNLAQQSTLPQPELAEPAAQEPISVEPGVEEVPTTIPGTMQPTSEPAPPSPQVTLPASSEPQPSSDTDKLQEIFNQ; from the coding sequence ATGTCATGGACGTATCATCGTCGTAAGCTATTCATCATAGCTAGCATTATTTTAGGCGTGTTGTTCCTTACCGCAGCGGTTGTTTTTACCGTAAAAAGCCAGGCGGAGCAACAGCAGCAGAAACAGGTCATAATTTCAGAATATGAACAACAAATTCAGCAATTGAAGGTAGCGGAGCAGCAGGCACAAGGTGAAACATGGGCATTAACTCGCGCCCTGTCTGCTGGAAGCCAAATTACAGCGGATGATTTAAAATCAGTTGCAGTACCTGCTGTCATGCTAAAGGCAAATGTAATTACAGATAAAAATGCGATTATTGGCAGGTACACCAAGGTCGAGCTACAGACCGATGCGCTTATTTCTCCAGCTATGCTATATGAGGGTAAGCCAATTGCAAACGATGTACGGGTTCAAGAGCTTCAAATTATACAGCTTCCCACGTTGCTGAAAAAGGAGCAATACGTGGATGTGCGGATTCAGTTTCCCACAGGTGAGGACTTTGTAGTTCTTTCCAAAAAGCAGGTGCTACAGCGAGAAGGGACTGTCATTTGGCTAGAGCTAAATGAGTCCGACCGAATGCTGTTCTCCAGTGCGACTATAGATGCCTACTTGCAGGGAGCAAGACTATATGCATTGACCTATGTAGAGGCTGGTCTACAGGCAGCAGCTATCGTAAATTATCCCGCAAGCAGCGTAGTGCTGGATTTGTTGGAACAAGACCCAAATCTGATTGAAAAGGCAACGACAGATCTGGCGCGTAGACTTCGTAAAACACTGGAAAGTAATTTGAGTGACATGAGCGAGGCAGATAAGCTACGGGTGATGTCTGGCAATATTTCCGTGCAGCAGCAGCTTATGAATGAGCGCGCAGCAACGCAGCAAAGCAATTTGGCACAGCAATCGACCTTGCCGCAGCCGGAGCTTGCTGAGCCCGCAGCACAGGAGCCAATTTCAGTAGAGCCCGGGGTGGAGGAAGTACCTACCACAATCCCAGGAACAATGCAGCCAACGAGTGAACCTGCTCCACCATCCCCACAGGTCACTCTACCTGCTTCTTCAGAGCCACAGCCATCTAGTGATACGGATAAGCTACAGGAAATTTTTAATCAGTGA
- a CDS encoding ParB/RepB/Spo0J family partition protein, with the protein MAAKDDRRASIKLSTVDDLFSTDESRADAQREKVVEIPLAEISEFHGHPFKVKADEAMLEMADSVKQYGVLVPGLVRPKPDGSYEMVAGHRRKKASELAAAETMPCIVRELDDDQATIIMVDSNLQRENISASEKAFAYKMKMEAMNRQGQRSDLTSRQVGGKLDSADAIGKEAGESGRQIQRYIRLTELTPTILEMVDEKQIAFNPAVELSYLSEKEQQNLYETMQSEDCTPSLAQAQRMKKLSLDGRLNMDVIFSILTEEKPNQKEKLHIQRERIERFFPREFTEKQKEDLIVQLLEGWYRKRQREHER; encoded by the coding sequence TTGGCAGCGAAAGACGACAGACGCGCCAGCATCAAGCTGAGCACAGTCGATGATTTATTCTCGACAGATGAAAGCCGTGCTGATGCGCAGCGGGAAAAGGTAGTGGAGATTCCACTTGCTGAAATCAGTGAGTTTCACGGCCACCCCTTTAAGGTCAAGGCAGATGAAGCCATGCTGGAAATGGCAGATAGTGTGAAGCAATATGGTGTTCTTGTTCCCGGTCTGGTGCGTCCGAAGCCAGATGGCAGCTATGAAATGGTTGCGGGGCATCGGCGAAAAAAAGCCAGTGAGCTTGCGGCTGCAGAAACTATGCCGTGTATTGTAAGAGAACTGGACGACGATCAGGCAACGATCATTATGGTGGATAGCAATTTACAAAGGGAGAACATTTCAGCGAGTGAGAAGGCCTTTGCTTACAAAATGAAGATGGAAGCGATGAATCGGCAGGGTCAGCGTAGTGATTTAACTTCCCGACAAGTTGGCGGGAAGTTGGACAGTGCTGATGCTATTGGTAAGGAAGCAGGGGAGAGCGGTAGACAAATTCAACGTTATATCCGCCTAACCGAACTTACCCCAACCATTCTTGAAATGGTGGATGAAAAGCAAATTGCCTTTAATCCGGCAGTAGAGCTATCTTACTTGTCCGAAAAAGAGCAGCAGAACCTCTACGAAACGATGCAGTCTGAGGATTGTACGCCATCATTGGCACAAGCGCAGCGTATGAAGAAGCTAAGCCTGGATGGGCGGCTGAATATGGATGTTATTTTTTCCATTCTTACGGAGGAGAAACCGAACCAGAAGGAGAAGCTGCATATCCAGCGTGAACGAATTGAGCGTTTTTTTCCAAGGGAATTCACTGAAAAGCAGAAGGAAGACCTCATTGTGCAACTGTTGGAGGGCTGGTATCGAAAGCGGCAGCGTGAGCATGAGCGCTAA